In the genome of Aptenodytes patagonicus chromosome 18, bAptPat1.pri.cur, whole genome shotgun sequence, one region contains:
- the FUBP3 gene encoding far upstream element-binding protein 3 isoform X1 gives MAELAQGQSAAPVGIKPEGFVDALHRVRQIAAKIGDIPHLNNSTTLVDPSVYGYGVQKRPLDDGGLRVSGLHGAQIRDTERIGNQLGALVHQRAVITEEFKVPDKMVGFIIGRGGEQISRIQAESGCKIQIAPDSGGMPERPCVLTGTPESIEQAKRLLGQIVDRCRNGPGFHNDVDGNSTIQEILIPASKVGLVIGKGGETIKQLQERTGVKMIMIQDGPLPTGADKPLRITGDAFKVQQAREMVLEIIREKDQADFRGVRNDFSSRMGGGSIEVSVPRFAVGIVIGRNGEMIKKIQNDAGVRIQFKPDDGISSERVAQVMGLPDRCQHAAHIISELILTAQERDGFGSLAVTRGRGRGRGDWSVGTPGGMQEITYTVPADKCGLVIGKGGENIKSINQQSGAHVELQRNPPPNTDPGVRIFTIRGVPQQIELARHLIDEKVGGTSMGGPGGFGQSPFSQAPATPHQNGPQAFMTQGWGSTYQTWQQPGQQVPSQQSQQQNSHPDYSKAWEEYFKKQSHAASAASQASSQPDYTMAWAEYYRQQAAYYGQTLGQAQAHSQEQ, from the exons ATGGCGGAGCTGGCGCAGGGGCAGAGCGCAGCGCCCGTGGGGATCAAGCCCGAGGGGTTCGTCGACGCTCTGCACCGGGTCCGGCAG ATTGCTGCTAAAATTGGAGATATTCCTCACTTGAATAATTCCACAACACTTGTGGACCCATCAGTCTACGGTTATGGAGTGCAGAAACGGCCCCTGGATGATGGAG GTCTCCGTGTAAGTGGGCTCCATGGAGCACAGATAAGAGACACAGAGAGAA TAGGTAACCAGTTAGGGGCCCTGGTACATCAAAG ggctgtAATAACAGAAGAGTTCAAAGTGCCTGATAAAATGGTTGGATTTA TAATCGGCAGGGGAGGAGAACAAATCTCACGGATTCAGGCAGAGTCTGGCTGCAAAATTCAAATTGCTCCAG ACAGTGGTGGGATGCCCGAGAGGCCCTGTGTACTCACTGGGACGCCAGAGAGCATTGA ACAAGCAAAACGGCTACTGGGGCAGATTGTAGATCGCTGTCGGAACGGACCTGGTTTTCACAACGATGTTGATGGCAACAGTACGATTCAGGAGATTTTGATCCCGGCATCCAAAGTGGGTCTAGTCATCGGCAAAGGAGGTGAAACAATAAAACAGTTGCAG GAGCGAACAGGTGTGAAAATGATTATGATCCAAGATGGTCCGTTACCTACTGGAGCAGATAAACCTCTCCGTATTACTGGAGATGCATTTAAAGTGCAG CAAGCGAGGGAAATGGTACTGGAGATCATCCGAGAGAAAGATCAGGCAGACTTCCGAGGCGTACGCAATGATTTCAGTTCTAGAATGGGAGGAGGCAGCATAGAG GTCTCTGTGCCCAGGTTTGCTGTTGGAATTGTGAtaggaagaaatggagaaatgatCAAAAAGATTCAGAATGATGCTGGAGTTAGGATTCAATTTAAACCAG ATGATGGGATTAGTTCTGAAAGAGTCGCACAGGTCATGGGGCTTCCTGATAGGTGTCAACACGCAGCACACATCATCAGTGAGCTCATTCTCACAGCACAG GAACGAGATGGCTTTGGAAGCTTGGCTGTCACCCGAGGAAGAGGTCGTGGCCGTGGGGACTGGAGTGTTGGAACACCTGGGGGCATGCAGGAGATAACCTACACAGTGCCAGCTGATAAGTGTGGTCTTGTTATAGGCAAAG gtggTGAGAACATCAAGAGCATAAATCAGCAATCGGGAGCCCATGTGGAGCTCCAGAGAAACCCACCTCCAAACACAGACCCTGGTGTACGAATATTCACAATCAGAGGAGTTCCCCAGCAAATTGAACTCGCTAGACATCTCATAGATGAGAAAGTTGGT GGTACCAGCATGGGTGGACCTGGAGGATTTGGTCAAAGTCCGTTCAGCCAAGCACCCGCTACACCTCATCAAAA TGGTCCTCAGGCGTTCATGACACAGGGTTGGGGCAGTACCTACCAGACGTGGCAGCAGCCTGGACAGCAAGTCCCAA GCcaacagagccagcagcagaacAGCCATCCCGATTACAGCAAAGCATGGGAGGAGTATTTCAAAAAACAGA GTCATGCTGCCAGTGCTGCTTCTCAGGCAAGTTCCCAGCCGGACTACACGATGGCTTGGGCAGAGTATTACAGACAGCAGGCTGCCTACTATGGGCAGACACTAGGGCAGGCTCAGGCCCACAGCCAG
- the FUBP3 gene encoding far upstream element-binding protein 3 isoform X3: MAELAQGQSAAPVGIKPEGFVDALHRVRQIAAKIGDIPHLNNSTTLVDPSVYGYGVQKRPLDDGGLRVSGLHGAQIRDTERIGNQLGALVHQRAVITEEFKVPDKMVGFIIGRGGEQISRIQAESGCKIQIAPDSGGMPERPCVLTGTPESIEQAKRLLGQIVDRCRNGPGFHNDVDGNSTIQEILIPASKVGLVIGKGGETIKQLQERTGVKMIMIQDGPLPTGADKPLRITGDAFKVQQAREMVLEIIREKDQADFRGVRNDFSSRMGGGSIEVSVPRFAVGIVIGRNGEMIKKIQNDAGVRIQFKPDDGISSERVAQVMGLPDRCQHAAHIISELILTAQERDGFGSLAVTRGRGRGRGDWSVGTPGGMQEITYTVPADKCGLVIGKGGENIKSINQQSGAHVELQRNPPPNTDPGVRIFTIRGVPQQIELARHLIDEKVGGTSMGGPGGFGQSPFSQAPATPHQNGPQAFMTQGWGSTYQTWQQPGQQVPSHAASAASQASSQPDYTMAWAEYYRQQAAYYGQTLGQAQAHSQEQ, from the exons ATGGCGGAGCTGGCGCAGGGGCAGAGCGCAGCGCCCGTGGGGATCAAGCCCGAGGGGTTCGTCGACGCTCTGCACCGGGTCCGGCAG ATTGCTGCTAAAATTGGAGATATTCCTCACTTGAATAATTCCACAACACTTGTGGACCCATCAGTCTACGGTTATGGAGTGCAGAAACGGCCCCTGGATGATGGAG GTCTCCGTGTAAGTGGGCTCCATGGAGCACAGATAAGAGACACAGAGAGAA TAGGTAACCAGTTAGGGGCCCTGGTACATCAAAG ggctgtAATAACAGAAGAGTTCAAAGTGCCTGATAAAATGGTTGGATTTA TAATCGGCAGGGGAGGAGAACAAATCTCACGGATTCAGGCAGAGTCTGGCTGCAAAATTCAAATTGCTCCAG ACAGTGGTGGGATGCCCGAGAGGCCCTGTGTACTCACTGGGACGCCAGAGAGCATTGA ACAAGCAAAACGGCTACTGGGGCAGATTGTAGATCGCTGTCGGAACGGACCTGGTTTTCACAACGATGTTGATGGCAACAGTACGATTCAGGAGATTTTGATCCCGGCATCCAAAGTGGGTCTAGTCATCGGCAAAGGAGGTGAAACAATAAAACAGTTGCAG GAGCGAACAGGTGTGAAAATGATTATGATCCAAGATGGTCCGTTACCTACTGGAGCAGATAAACCTCTCCGTATTACTGGAGATGCATTTAAAGTGCAG CAAGCGAGGGAAATGGTACTGGAGATCATCCGAGAGAAAGATCAGGCAGACTTCCGAGGCGTACGCAATGATTTCAGTTCTAGAATGGGAGGAGGCAGCATAGAG GTCTCTGTGCCCAGGTTTGCTGTTGGAATTGTGAtaggaagaaatggagaaatgatCAAAAAGATTCAGAATGATGCTGGAGTTAGGATTCAATTTAAACCAG ATGATGGGATTAGTTCTGAAAGAGTCGCACAGGTCATGGGGCTTCCTGATAGGTGTCAACACGCAGCACACATCATCAGTGAGCTCATTCTCACAGCACAG GAACGAGATGGCTTTGGAAGCTTGGCTGTCACCCGAGGAAGAGGTCGTGGCCGTGGGGACTGGAGTGTTGGAACACCTGGGGGCATGCAGGAGATAACCTACACAGTGCCAGCTGATAAGTGTGGTCTTGTTATAGGCAAAG gtggTGAGAACATCAAGAGCATAAATCAGCAATCGGGAGCCCATGTGGAGCTCCAGAGAAACCCACCTCCAAACACAGACCCTGGTGTACGAATATTCACAATCAGAGGAGTTCCCCAGCAAATTGAACTCGCTAGACATCTCATAGATGAGAAAGTTGGT GGTACCAGCATGGGTGGACCTGGAGGATTTGGTCAAAGTCCGTTCAGCCAAGCACCCGCTACACCTCATCAAAA TGGTCCTCAGGCGTTCATGACACAGGGTTGGGGCAGTACCTACCAGACGTGGCAGCAGCCTGGACAGCAAGTCCCAA GTCATGCTGCCAGTGCTGCTTCTCAGGCAAGTTCCCAGCCGGACTACACGATGGCTTGGGCAGAGTATTACAGACAGCAGGCTGCCTACTATGGGCAGACACTAGGGCAGGCTCAGGCCCACAGCCAG
- the FUBP3 gene encoding far upstream element-binding protein 3 isoform X2, with protein sequence MAELAQGQSAAPVGIKPEGFVDALHRVRQIAAKIGDIPHLNNSTTLVDPSVYGYGVQKRPLDDGGLRVSGLHGAQIRDTERSNQLGALVHQRAVITEEFKVPDKMVGFIIGRGGEQISRIQAESGCKIQIAPDSGGMPERPCVLTGTPESIEQAKRLLGQIVDRCRNGPGFHNDVDGNSTIQEILIPASKVGLVIGKGGETIKQLQERTGVKMIMIQDGPLPTGADKPLRITGDAFKVQQAREMVLEIIREKDQADFRGVRNDFSSRMGGGSIEVSVPRFAVGIVIGRNGEMIKKIQNDAGVRIQFKPDDGISSERVAQVMGLPDRCQHAAHIISELILTAQERDGFGSLAVTRGRGRGRGDWSVGTPGGMQEITYTVPADKCGLVIGKGGENIKSINQQSGAHVELQRNPPPNTDPGVRIFTIRGVPQQIELARHLIDEKVGGTSMGGPGGFGQSPFSQAPATPHQNGPQAFMTQGWGSTYQTWQQPGQQVPSQQSQQQNSHPDYSKAWEEYFKKQSHAASAASQASSQPDYTMAWAEYYRQQAAYYGQTLGQAQAHSQEQ encoded by the exons ATGGCGGAGCTGGCGCAGGGGCAGAGCGCAGCGCCCGTGGGGATCAAGCCCGAGGGGTTCGTCGACGCTCTGCACCGGGTCCGGCAG ATTGCTGCTAAAATTGGAGATATTCCTCACTTGAATAATTCCACAACACTTGTGGACCCATCAGTCTACGGTTATGGAGTGCAGAAACGGCCCCTGGATGATGGAG GTCTCCGTGTAAGTGGGCTCCATGGAGCACAGATAAGAGACACAGAGAGAA GTAACCAGTTAGGGGCCCTGGTACATCAAAG ggctgtAATAACAGAAGAGTTCAAAGTGCCTGATAAAATGGTTGGATTTA TAATCGGCAGGGGAGGAGAACAAATCTCACGGATTCAGGCAGAGTCTGGCTGCAAAATTCAAATTGCTCCAG ACAGTGGTGGGATGCCCGAGAGGCCCTGTGTACTCACTGGGACGCCAGAGAGCATTGA ACAAGCAAAACGGCTACTGGGGCAGATTGTAGATCGCTGTCGGAACGGACCTGGTTTTCACAACGATGTTGATGGCAACAGTACGATTCAGGAGATTTTGATCCCGGCATCCAAAGTGGGTCTAGTCATCGGCAAAGGAGGTGAAACAATAAAACAGTTGCAG GAGCGAACAGGTGTGAAAATGATTATGATCCAAGATGGTCCGTTACCTACTGGAGCAGATAAACCTCTCCGTATTACTGGAGATGCATTTAAAGTGCAG CAAGCGAGGGAAATGGTACTGGAGATCATCCGAGAGAAAGATCAGGCAGACTTCCGAGGCGTACGCAATGATTTCAGTTCTAGAATGGGAGGAGGCAGCATAGAG GTCTCTGTGCCCAGGTTTGCTGTTGGAATTGTGAtaggaagaaatggagaaatgatCAAAAAGATTCAGAATGATGCTGGAGTTAGGATTCAATTTAAACCAG ATGATGGGATTAGTTCTGAAAGAGTCGCACAGGTCATGGGGCTTCCTGATAGGTGTCAACACGCAGCACACATCATCAGTGAGCTCATTCTCACAGCACAG GAACGAGATGGCTTTGGAAGCTTGGCTGTCACCCGAGGAAGAGGTCGTGGCCGTGGGGACTGGAGTGTTGGAACACCTGGGGGCATGCAGGAGATAACCTACACAGTGCCAGCTGATAAGTGTGGTCTTGTTATAGGCAAAG gtggTGAGAACATCAAGAGCATAAATCAGCAATCGGGAGCCCATGTGGAGCTCCAGAGAAACCCACCTCCAAACACAGACCCTGGTGTACGAATATTCACAATCAGAGGAGTTCCCCAGCAAATTGAACTCGCTAGACATCTCATAGATGAGAAAGTTGGT GGTACCAGCATGGGTGGACCTGGAGGATTTGGTCAAAGTCCGTTCAGCCAAGCACCCGCTACACCTCATCAAAA TGGTCCTCAGGCGTTCATGACACAGGGTTGGGGCAGTACCTACCAGACGTGGCAGCAGCCTGGACAGCAAGTCCCAA GCcaacagagccagcagcagaacAGCCATCCCGATTACAGCAAAGCATGGGAGGAGTATTTCAAAAAACAGA GTCATGCTGCCAGTGCTGCTTCTCAGGCAAGTTCCCAGCCGGACTACACGATGGCTTGGGCAGAGTATTACAGACAGCAGGCTGCCTACTATGGGCAGACACTAGGGCAGGCTCAGGCCCACAGCCAG
- the FUBP3 gene encoding far upstream element-binding protein 3 isoform X4 encodes MAELAQGQSAAPVGIKPEGFVDALHRVRQIAAKIGDIPHLNNSTTLVDPSVYGYGVQKRPLDDGGLRVSGLHGAQIRDTERIGNQLGALVHQRAVITEEFKVPDKMVGFIIGRGGEQISRIQAESGCKIQIAPDSGGMPERPCVLTGTPESIEQAKRLLGQIVDRCRNGPGFHNDVDGNSTIQEILIPASKVGLVIGKGGETIKQLQERTGVKMIMIQDGPLPTGADKPLRITGDAFKVQQAREMVLEIIREKDQADFRGVRNDFSSRMGGGSIEVSVPRFAVGIVIGRNGEMIKKIQNDAGVRIQFKPDDGISSERVAQVMGLPDRCQHAAHIISELILTAQERDGFGSLAVTRGRGRGRGDWSVGTPGGMQEITYTVPADKCGLVIGKGGENIKSINQQSGAHVELQRNPPPNTDPGVRIFTIRGVPQQIELARHLIDEKVGGTSMGGPGGFGQSPFSQAPATPHQNGPQAFMTQGWGSTYQTWQQPGQQVPNHNGTQSGQVEFTKAWEDYYKKLGKYLLLHFKF; translated from the exons ATGGCGGAGCTGGCGCAGGGGCAGAGCGCAGCGCCCGTGGGGATCAAGCCCGAGGGGTTCGTCGACGCTCTGCACCGGGTCCGGCAG ATTGCTGCTAAAATTGGAGATATTCCTCACTTGAATAATTCCACAACACTTGTGGACCCATCAGTCTACGGTTATGGAGTGCAGAAACGGCCCCTGGATGATGGAG GTCTCCGTGTAAGTGGGCTCCATGGAGCACAGATAAGAGACACAGAGAGAA TAGGTAACCAGTTAGGGGCCCTGGTACATCAAAG ggctgtAATAACAGAAGAGTTCAAAGTGCCTGATAAAATGGTTGGATTTA TAATCGGCAGGGGAGGAGAACAAATCTCACGGATTCAGGCAGAGTCTGGCTGCAAAATTCAAATTGCTCCAG ACAGTGGTGGGATGCCCGAGAGGCCCTGTGTACTCACTGGGACGCCAGAGAGCATTGA ACAAGCAAAACGGCTACTGGGGCAGATTGTAGATCGCTGTCGGAACGGACCTGGTTTTCACAACGATGTTGATGGCAACAGTACGATTCAGGAGATTTTGATCCCGGCATCCAAAGTGGGTCTAGTCATCGGCAAAGGAGGTGAAACAATAAAACAGTTGCAG GAGCGAACAGGTGTGAAAATGATTATGATCCAAGATGGTCCGTTACCTACTGGAGCAGATAAACCTCTCCGTATTACTGGAGATGCATTTAAAGTGCAG CAAGCGAGGGAAATGGTACTGGAGATCATCCGAGAGAAAGATCAGGCAGACTTCCGAGGCGTACGCAATGATTTCAGTTCTAGAATGGGAGGAGGCAGCATAGAG GTCTCTGTGCCCAGGTTTGCTGTTGGAATTGTGAtaggaagaaatggagaaatgatCAAAAAGATTCAGAATGATGCTGGAGTTAGGATTCAATTTAAACCAG ATGATGGGATTAGTTCTGAAAGAGTCGCACAGGTCATGGGGCTTCCTGATAGGTGTCAACACGCAGCACACATCATCAGTGAGCTCATTCTCACAGCACAG GAACGAGATGGCTTTGGAAGCTTGGCTGTCACCCGAGGAAGAGGTCGTGGCCGTGGGGACTGGAGTGTTGGAACACCTGGGGGCATGCAGGAGATAACCTACACAGTGCCAGCTGATAAGTGTGGTCTTGTTATAGGCAAAG gtggTGAGAACATCAAGAGCATAAATCAGCAATCGGGAGCCCATGTGGAGCTCCAGAGAAACCCACCTCCAAACACAGACCCTGGTGTACGAATATTCACAATCAGAGGAGTTCCCCAGCAAATTGAACTCGCTAGACATCTCATAGATGAGAAAGTTGGT GGTACCAGCATGGGTGGACCTGGAGGATTTGGTCAAAGTCCGTTCAGCCAAGCACCCGCTACACCTCATCAAAA TGGTCCTCAGGCGTTCATGACACAGGGTTGGGGCAGTACCTACCAGACGTGGCAGCAGCCTGGACAGCAAGTCCCAA ATCACAATGGTACCCAGTCAGGCCAGGTGGAGTTCACCAAGGCGTGGGAGGATTATTATAAGAAACTAGGTAAATACCTGCTTTTGCActttaagttttaa